A window of Pelomonas sp. SE-A7 genomic DNA:
CCGATGAAACCGGCCAGCTGATCCGGTCCATGCAGGCCATGGGCGAGCAGCTGGGCGGCATCGTCCGCCAGGTGCGCGACAGCAGCGAAAGCATCGCCACCGGCAGCAGCCAGATTGCCGGCGGCAATGCCGACCTCAGCCAGCGCACCGAGCTTCAGGCCGGCAGCCTGCAGCAGACCGCGGCAGCGATGGACGAACTCAGCCGCACGGTCCAGCACAACGCCGAGACCTCGCAGCAGGCCGCGTCCTCGGCTGGCGAGGCGGCCGGCGTGGCCGAGCAGGGCGGCGCGGCCGTGGCCCGCCTGGTCCAGGCCATGGACCAGATCGGCGGCGCCAGTCGTCGCATCTCGGACATCACCGGCGTGATCGACGGCATCGCCTTCCAGACCAATATCCTCGCGCTGAACGCGGCCGTGGAAGCGGCGCGGGCCGGCGAGCAGGGCCGCGGCTTCGCGGTCGTGGCCGGCGAGGTACGGGCCCTGGCCCAACGCGCCGCCCAGGCCGCGCGCGAGATCAAGTCACTGATCGCCGAAAGCAGCGCCCGCATCGAGGCCGGCGGCCAGCATGCGGCCGAGGCGGGGCGCACGATGGACCAGGTGGTCGCCGGCTCGCAGCAACTGAGCCAGCTGGTCGGCGAGATCAGCGAGTCCAGCGGGCGCCAGTCCGACGACATCCAGCGTGTGGTCGCGGCCCTGGCCCAGCTGGACCAGATGACGCAGCAGAACGCGGCCCTGGTCGAGCAGAGCGCGGCCGCGGCCGAGAGCCTCGAGCAGCAGGCCGCTTCGCTGAAGCAAGTCGTCGAACAGTTCCGCGTCTGAGCCGCGTCCCCCCCGGCCAAGAGGGGGGAAAGCGCGGGGGGCGAAATCCAGAATTTCCGCGTGATCACTACAACAACCCGCGGAGACAACGTGAGCCCCAAGACCTCCCTTTCCGTCCTGCGCCTGAGCCCCCTGGCCCTGGCCCTGCTGGCCGCCACAGCCGGCGCCGGCGAGCTGACGACCGGCAATCCGGACCTCAGCATCCGCTTCGACAACACGCTGCGCCTGAACTACGCGCAGCGGGTCGAGGACCGCGACATCAAGATCGGCAACTCGGCCATCGCCGACGAAGGCACCTTCAGCTTCGACAAGGGCGAGGCCGTGGCCAAGCGGGTCGACCTGCTGAGCGAGTTCGACCTGGTCTGGAAGAAGCGCTATGGCGTCCGCGTCAGCGCCACGGCCTGGCGCGACTACGCCTACGACCAGGCCAGCCGCACCAATCCCAACGCGCCGTTCTCGGCCATCCCCAGCTACACCGGCAAGACCTACAGCCCGCTGATCCAGCGCCTGTACCGCGGCGGCTCGGGCGAGTTCATGGACGCCTTCGTGTTCGGCGGCTTCGATGCCGGCGAGGTGCCGGTGCAGCTCAAGCTGGGCCGCCACACGGTCTACTGGGGCGAGTCCCTGCTGCTGGGTGGCAATATGCATGGCATCGCCTATTCGCAGAATCCGCTGGACCTGCAGAAGGGCTTTGCCACGCCGGGCACCGAGGCCAAGGAGCTGTTCCGCCCGCTGAACCAGCTGTCCATGCAGGCCCAGCTCAGCGAGACCGTCTCGCTGCAGGGCCAGTACATGCTGCAGTGGGAGCCGTTCCGCTATCCGGAAGGCGGCACCTACCTGGGCCCGGTGGACTTCGCCTTCAACGGCCCCAACCGCCAGTACATCTCGGCCGGCCTGGGCTTTGCCGCCAACGGCGGCACGGTCGGTCCCAAGCAGCGCGGCGAATGGGGCCTGGCCCTGCGCTGGAGCCCCGAGTGGCTGGACGGCACGCTGGGCTTCTATGTGCGTGACTTCGCCGACAAGATGCCGCAGTCGCTGATCACCCAGGTGGCGCCCAACAACAGCCGCTACAACCTGGTCTATGCCGACGGCATCAAGCTCTTCGGCATCAGCCTGGCCAAGAGCATTGCCGGCCTCAGCCTGGGCGCCGAGTACTCGATCCGCCACAACACGCCGCTGTCCAGCCAGGTGCTGGGCATCTCGCCGGGCCTGCCGGCGCAAGGCGCGACCAACGGCCCGCGTGGCGACACCCACCATGCCCTGGTCAACCTGCTGGGCGTGGGCGGCCAGACCGGCCTGTGGGATGCATCGAGCTGGGCGGTGGAGTTCACCGCCAGCAAGTACACCAAGGTGCGCAGCGGCGCCAACCTGTTCAATGCCCAGGGCTATGCGCCCTGCGCCGGCAAGGACCTGTGGGACGGCTGCTCCACCAAGGGCTACCTGGGCGTGGGCCTGGCCTTCACGCCGACCTGGTTCCAGGCCATGCCGGGCGTCGATGTCTCGGCACCGCTGACCTACTCGGTCGGCCTGCGCGGCAATGCCGCCACCGTCTTCGGCGGCAACGAGGCCATGGGCAATCTGAGCGCCGGCATCAGCTTCGACATCCAGCAGAAGTACCGCATCGACCTGAAGTACATCGACTACGTCGGCCAGTACAAGGACAACGGCACGGCTGTCACGGCCCAGAACGGCTTCACCACGCTGCTGCGCGACCGCGGCTTCGTCAGCCTGACCTTCAAGACCACCTTCTGACGCCAGGAGTGCGCACCATGAAGAACCAATCCATCAATCTGCTGCTGGCCCTGATGGCCGTCGGCTCGCTGCCGGCCCTGGCCGGCGTCACGGCCGAAGAGGCCAAGCAACTGGGCGGCCTGCTGACCGGCGTCGGCGCCGAGAAGGGCGCCAACAAGGATGGCTCCATCCCGGCCTACACCGGCGGCCTGACCACGCTGCCTGCTGGCTACAAGTCCGGCGACGGCATCCGCCCCAATCCCTATTCCAGCGAGAAGCCGCGCTACAGCATCGATGCC
This region includes:
- a CDS encoding methyl-accepting chemotaxis protein encodes the protein MRALSIRARLLALVVVMAGLLVLAVVANLLRQRQSSESMHALYVERIVALRQLKQVSEVYGDRLGDAARKAVNGALDTAQALKRWDEASTAAAKAWQAYAEAVTQADEREQAAKVAALIKAAEPRLAELREALQGERLIALRDLADQPLDAAVRPVVEGMDGLIVLQLDDAERRDREERAGYEAARVRNIAITAIVLLLLGLLARNILRSVVEPLRRAVGLAEQVAAGDLRVEAGAAAADETGQLIRSMQAMGEQLGGIVRQVRDSSESIATGSSQIAGGNADLSQRTELQAGSLQQTAAAMDELSRTVQHNAETSQQAASSAGEAAGVAEQGGAAVARLVQAMDQIGGASRRISDITGVIDGIAFQTNILALNAAVEAARAGEQGRGFAVVAGEVRALAQRAAQAAREIKSLIAESSARIEAGGQHAAEAGRTMDQVVAGSQQLSQLVGEISESSGRQSDDIQRVVAALAQLDQMTQQNAALVEQSAAAAESLEQQAASLKQVVEQFRV
- a CDS encoding DUF1302 domain-containing protein gives rise to the protein MSPKTSLSVLRLSPLALALLAATAGAGELTTGNPDLSIRFDNTLRLNYAQRVEDRDIKIGNSAIADEGTFSFDKGEAVAKRVDLLSEFDLVWKKRYGVRVSATAWRDYAYDQASRTNPNAPFSAIPSYTGKTYSPLIQRLYRGGSGEFMDAFVFGGFDAGEVPVQLKLGRHTVYWGESLLLGGNMHGIAYSQNPLDLQKGFATPGTEAKELFRPLNQLSMQAQLSETVSLQGQYMLQWEPFRYPEGGTYLGPVDFAFNGPNRQYISAGLGFAANGGTVGPKQRGEWGLALRWSPEWLDGTLGFYVRDFADKMPQSLITQVAPNNSRYNLVYADGIKLFGISLAKSIAGLSLGAEYSIRHNTPLSSQVLGISPGLPAQGATNGPRGDTHHALVNLLGVGGQTGLWDASSWAVEFTASKYTKVRSGANLFNAQGYAPCAGKDLWDGCSTKGYLGVGLAFTPTWFQAMPGVDVSAPLTYSVGLRGNAATVFGGNEAMGNLSAGISFDIQQKYRIDLKYIDYVGQYKDNGTAVTAQNGFTTLLRDRGFVSLTFKTTF